The following are encoded together in the Paraburkholderia sp. BL10I2N1 genome:
- a CDS encoding IclR family transcriptional regulator, with amino-acid sequence MTSASDSQNVTLTVERGLEVLCAFRAERAPLSNAELVRRTGLSKATVSRLTSTLIRIGYLRRVGGGRQFELGPGSLSIGYAYLEANPVTHRVNPFMQELADKLDVCVALAVPHQLNMLYIACRTSARIATLRLGVGTVLPMESTSVGRAYLYALPPDERRARMTAILNAAGGAAATVRNGIEVAFDDLRESGVCMSVGEYQRNAYGIALPIHVGRSRTLMALSCGAVELEPHMAAIRKKVIPALKLAAHKVPELLADIDCEP; translated from the coding sequence ATGACAAGCGCGAGCGATTCGCAAAACGTCACGCTCACCGTCGAGCGCGGCCTGGAAGTCCTGTGCGCATTCCGTGCGGAGCGAGCCCCGCTGTCAAACGCCGAGCTCGTCCGTCGAACGGGCCTCTCAAAGGCCACTGTGTCACGGTTGACATCGACGTTGATCCGCATCGGCTATCTACGGCGAGTCGGAGGCGGTCGTCAGTTCGAACTGGGACCGGGATCGCTCAGCATCGGCTACGCCTATCTCGAGGCGAACCCTGTTACGCACCGCGTCAATCCATTCATGCAGGAACTAGCGGACAAACTTGATGTATGCGTTGCGTTGGCGGTGCCCCACCAGCTGAATATGCTTTACATCGCTTGTCGAACCAGTGCAAGAATCGCCACGCTTCGGCTCGGCGTAGGCACGGTGCTTCCGATGGAATCGACCTCCGTTGGCCGTGCTTATCTTTATGCGCTCCCACCGGACGAGCGCCGCGCTCGCATGACCGCTATCCTGAATGCAGCCGGCGGCGCCGCGGCAACTGTGCGCAATGGTATAGAGGTGGCTTTTGATGATCTGCGGGAGTCTGGTGTATGCATGTCGGTCGGAGAGTATCAGCGCAACGCCTATGGGATAGCACTGCCAATCCACGTCGGGCGGTCGCGCACGTTGATGGCGTTGAGTTGCGGCGCTGTAGAGCTTGAACCACATATGGCGGCAATTCGTAAAAAGGTGATACCGGCGCTAAAGTTGGCCGCGCATAAAGTCCCAGAATTGCTTGCTGACATCGACTGTGAACCTTGA
- a CDS encoding helix-turn-helix domain-containing protein, protein MSLRTHHGDASVAAREEAGLDAAAMERGAGAQGACGGAMVVPLARSIAVLAAFRPQEPWLGNQDIVLETGIPAPTVSRMLRSLLTLGYLRYSPERRKYRLSASVLSLGYAAIAHSNVQRLARLGMQSFADANETYVVLGTRDRLDVIVLETCAGKAASVDLGLYVGTRLSIASSPMGWALLSALPELERFYLLGNIERKAGRDWPHLRHRISEGISQALNTGYCASLGEWEPELSIVAAPLTIPDHAPLVLACIGHSARMGRARLERELAPRLVAAARSLQEKALFVD, encoded by the coding sequence ATGTCATTGCGCACACATCATGGCGACGCATCTGTCGCCGCGCGCGAAGAGGCGGGGCTGGATGCTGCAGCGATGGAACGGGGGGCCGGTGCCCAAGGTGCCTGTGGAGGAGCGATGGTCGTGCCCCTGGCACGAAGCATCGCGGTTCTGGCGGCCTTCAGGCCGCAGGAGCCATGGCTCGGCAATCAGGACATCGTGCTCGAGACAGGCATCCCGGCGCCGACCGTCTCCAGGATGCTGCGCTCGCTCCTGACGCTGGGGTACCTGCGCTATTCGCCGGAGCGGCGCAAATATCGCTTGTCGGCTTCCGTCTTGTCCCTCGGATACGCGGCAATCGCACATTCGAACGTCCAGCGTCTGGCCCGTCTCGGAATGCAGTCATTTGCGGATGCAAACGAAACCTATGTGGTGCTTGGGACGCGCGACCGTCTCGACGTGATCGTACTCGAAACATGCGCGGGCAAAGCAGCGTCAGTTGACCTTGGACTCTACGTCGGCACGCGTCTGAGTATCGCGTCGTCACCGATGGGATGGGCGTTGCTTTCGGCATTGCCAGAGCTGGAACGCTTCTATCTGCTTGGCAATATCGAGCGCAAGGCAGGGCGCGACTGGCCGCACCTGCGGCACCGCATCAGCGAGGGAATTTCGCAGGCGCTCAACACCGGTTATTGCGCGTCGCTGGGTGAATGGGAGCCTGAGCTCTCGATCGTCGCCGCACCGTTGACCATTCCCGACCATGCTCCACTCGTGCTCGCATGCATTGGTCATAGCGCACGCATGGGGCGCGCACGATTGGAGCGCGAATTGGCGCCTAGGCTTGTCGCCGCCGCACGTTCCTTGCAGGAAAAGGCGCTATTTGTTGACTGA